One segment of Leptolyngbyaceae cyanobacterium DNA contains the following:
- a CDS encoding class I SAM-dependent methyltransferase: protein MNQALRAFEQCPGCGAATSNAKCLFKIFFLGQDCQVFQCSYCSLVYKEFAPIASELAKIYSDDYVHFKMASLAIDRAELNSAKQKIDRCQKLLCTEKAPENLRLLDIGCGAGYFVEIALSLGYFAEGIDPYLPDNLKNSCLQKKSPDSVSPNSYDIAFLLNVVEHLDEPIHIFSAVQRLLKPGGVMLLTCPYGDSLARRYYQGYWGHLALDEHILFWTPRALTGLLRELGFRGKISYRIAGSPFPYGRVKLPTVVPKLIENYEQRCFENTNNSRSLSEQVWQLARTIQRQEGIANLVRYIVHLTHTGDYLEYAISVGK, encoded by the coding sequence ATGAATCAAGCTCTTCGTGCTTTTGAACAATGTCCTGGTTGTGGAGCAGCCACTTCCAATGCCAAGTGTTTATTTAAAATCTTTTTTTTAGGGCAAGATTGCCAAGTTTTTCAGTGCAGTTACTGTAGTCTTGTTTACAAAGAATTCGCTCCAATAGCTAGCGAATTAGCAAAAATATATTCTGATGATTACGTTCATTTTAAAATGGCGTCTTTAGCCATCGATCGGGCTGAATTGAATAGTGCTAAGCAAAAAATTGACCGCTGCCAAAAGCTTTTATGTACGGAAAAAGCACCTGAAAATTTGCGATTGTTAGATATAGGATGTGGGGCTGGATATTTTGTGGAAATAGCGCTAAGTTTGGGTTATTTTGCCGAAGGCATAGACCCTTATTTGCCGGATAACTTAAAAAATAGCTGTTTACAAAAAAAATCGCCCGATTCTGTTTCACCAAATTCTTATGATATAGCATTTCTTTTGAATGTAGTCGAACACCTAGATGAGCCAATACACATATTTTCTGCTGTACAAAGACTCCTTAAACCTGGTGGAGTAATGCTGTTGACTTGTCCTTACGGGGACAGTTTAGCTCGTCGCTACTATCAAGGATATTGGGGGCATCTAGCTCTTGATGAACACATACTTTTCTGGACTCCTCGTGCCTTGACTGGCTTGCTTCGAGAACTAGGCTTTCGTGGAAAAATCAGTTATCGAATTGCTGGATCTCCCTTTCCCTACGGTCGTGTTAAATTGCCAACTGTTGTACCAAAACTAATTGAAAACTACGAGCAAAGGTGTTTTGAAAATACTAATAATTCGCGAAGCTTGTCAGAGCAAGTCTGGCAGTTAGCTCGTACTATACAGCGACAAGAAGGAATCGCTAATTTAGTGCGATACATAGTTCACCTTACCCATACAGGTGATTATCTTGAATATGCAATTAGTGTAGGTAAATAA